One Actinomycetota bacterium DNA window includes the following coding sequences:
- a CDS encoding acyl-CoA dehydrogenase family protein, whose translation MRWTLEDTPEQAAFRDGFRSWLRDNAPDEWVDAVEAGDEERFTQIRKGFDVMRWMRTIGESGYAAPLWPREYGGMSGEVWMQQVVREELASYRLPLIGINILGVGLAGPTLIAHGTDEQKQRYLRKILTGEEIWCQLFSEPGSGSDLASLGTRAERVGDDWVINGQKVWTSIAQFSKYGMLLARHDPTLPKHAGLTYFIVEMQAPGVEVRPLRQITGSAEFSEVYFTDVRVPDTNRVGEIGQGWEVARTTLMNERVALSGISTGMESFTGGARRDPWQAFLETLPDRDDPVVRQRIAQVWIDQQAKEITSFRAAVARRAGTPGAEGGVLKVFNAEFNQRRTNLAMNAAGARAIAWLPGDDKAENRAHGFLRARANTIEGGTSEVLRNQMAERILGLPRDAAVDKDLPWKDIRRS comes from the coding sequence ATGCGCTGGACGCTCGAGGACACACCGGAGCAGGCCGCCTTCCGTGACGGGTTCAGGTCGTGGCTGCGCGACAACGCCCCCGACGAGTGGGTCGACGCCGTCGAGGCGGGAGACGAGGAGCGCTTCACCCAGATCCGCAAGGGGTTCGACGTCATGCGGTGGATGCGCACCATCGGCGAGAGCGGGTACGCGGCTCCCCTGTGGCCGCGCGAGTACGGGGGGATGAGCGGCGAGGTCTGGATGCAGCAGGTGGTCCGCGAGGAGCTCGCCAGCTACCGCCTACCGCTGATCGGCATCAACATCCTGGGCGTCGGACTCGCTGGTCCCACGCTGATCGCCCACGGCACCGACGAGCAGAAGCAGCGGTACCTCCGGAAGATCCTGACCGGCGAGGAGATCTGGTGCCAGCTCTTCTCGGAGCCCGGGTCGGGGTCCGACCTCGCCTCCCTCGGCACGAGGGCGGAGCGGGTGGGGGACGACTGGGTCATCAACGGACAGAAGGTCTGGACATCGATCGCCCAGTTCTCCAAGTACGGGATGCTCCTCGCGCGTCACGACCCGACGCTGCCCAAGCACGCGGGTCTCACCTACTTCATCGTCGAGATGCAGGCGCCGGGAGTGGAGGTCCGTCCGCTCCGTCAGATCACCGGCTCGGCCGAGTTCAGCGAGGTCTACTTCACCGACGTCCGGGTTCCCGACACGAACCGGGTTGGGGAGATCGGGCAGGGGTGGGAGGTCGCACGGACCACGCTCATGAACGAGCGCGTCGCGCTGTCCGGGATCTCCACCGGGATGGAGTCGTTCACCGGCGGCGCCCGGCGCGACCCCTGGCAGGCGTTCCTCGAGACGCTGCCCGACCGCGACGACCCCGTGGTGCGCCAGCGGATCGCCCAGGTGTGGATCGATCAGCAGGCGAAGGAGATCACCTCGTTCCGCGCGGCGGTCGCCCGCCGGGCCGGCACCCCGGGAGCCGAGGGCGGGGTGCTCAAGGTCTTCAACGCCGAGTTCAACCAGCGACGGACGAACCTGGCCATGAACGCAGCGGGAGCCCGCGCCATCGCCTGGCTCCCGGGCGACGACAAGGCCGAGAACCGGGCGCACGGTTTCCTCCGCGCGCGCGCGAACACCATCGAGGGCGGGACGTCGGAGGTGCTGCGCAACCAGATGGCCGAGCGCATCCTCGGCTTGCCGCGCGACGCGGCGGTGGACAAGGACCTCCCATGGAAGGACATCCGCCGCAGCTAG
- the rnd gene encoding ribonuclease D yields the protein MDGAKPTMVTDDTALRAVCERLAGAGSFGMDMEFRREKTYLARLDLVQVASVDEVALVDPHADVDLQPLLDLIADPRVEVIVHSGRQDLEIAYELGGVIPANVFDTQIAGALVGFGEQVPYDRLLSSLVGKQIGKLETTSDWSRRPLTERQVSYAVDDVRYLPELRRKLGEELESRGRTEWAAEEMASLHDAATYDRDGSELWRSVSGSGRLKRRELAVLRELAIWREELARRRDLPRRWVLPDDVLLDIARRAPERVEDIETISRLPEKVLKREGAEIVARVRQALDTPQDTWPKPASGREDPDVVAAADLLDMFLRIRAAETGVAQTYLATRKDLLAAVRSVRKGSGEQPPLLRGWRRELVGEDCVRIVQGEVSLRYDPDSGRVAVSRVGD from the coding sequence ATGGACGGAGCGAAACCCACGATGGTCACCGACGACACCGCCCTGCGCGCGGTCTGCGAGCGCCTCGCGGGGGCGGGCTCGTTCGGCATGGACATGGAGTTCCGCCGGGAGAAGACCTACCTGGCCCGGCTCGACCTCGTCCAGGTGGCGAGCGTGGACGAGGTGGCCCTGGTCGACCCGCATGCGGACGTCGACCTCCAGCCGCTGCTGGACCTGATCGCCGACCCGCGGGTCGAGGTGATCGTGCACTCCGGGCGTCAGGACCTCGAGATCGCGTACGAGCTCGGCGGCGTCATCCCAGCCAACGTCTTCGACACGCAGATCGCTGGCGCCCTCGTGGGGTTCGGTGAGCAGGTGCCCTACGACCGCCTGCTCAGCTCGCTCGTCGGGAAGCAGATCGGCAAGCTCGAGACGACCAGCGACTGGTCGCGGCGTCCCCTGACCGAGCGGCAGGTCTCCTATGCCGTCGACGACGTCCGCTACCTGCCCGAGCTCCGTCGGAAGCTGGGGGAGGAGCTAGAGTCGCGGGGGCGCACGGAATGGGCCGCCGAGGAGATGGCCTCTCTCCACGACGCCGCGACCTACGACCGGGACGGGTCCGAGCTGTGGCGGAGCGTGTCCGGGTCCGGACGGTTGAAGCGCCGCGAGCTGGCCGTCCTGCGCGAGCTCGCCATCTGGCGGGAGGAGCTCGCCCGCCGCCGGGACCTGCCCCGCCGGTGGGTGCTACCCGACGACGTCCTGCTCGACATAGCTCGCCGGGCTCCCGAACGCGTGGAGGACATCGAGACGATCAGCCGCCTCCCCGAGAAGGTCCTGAAGCGCGAGGGAGCCGAGATCGTCGCGAGGGTGAGGCAGGCGCTCGACACCCCCCAGGACACGTGGCCCAAGCCCGCGTCCGGACGTGAGGACCCCGACGTGGTCGCGGCCGCCGACCTGCTGGACATGTTCCTGCGCATCCGGGCCGCCGAGACGGGCGTCGCCCAGACCTACCTGGCCACCCGCAAGGACCTCTTGGCCGCCGTCCGGTCCGTGCGCAAGGGCTCCGGGGAGCAACCCCCGCTGCTGCGTGGATGGCGGCGGGAGCTCGTGGGCGAGGACTGCGTCCGCATCGTCCAGGGCGAGGTCTCCCTGCGTTACGACCCCGACTCGGGCCGAGTCGCCGTCTCCCGCGTGGGCGACTGA
- a CDS encoding nuclear transport factor 2 family protein, with translation MGSADAVVRRFFDAGARGDVEGMVACWTDDVVLHYAARSQLTLVAGAMPGADT, from the coding sequence ATGGGCTCGGCTGATGCCGTCGTCCGACGCTTCTTCGATGCGGGGGCGAGAGGGGATGTCGAAGGGATGGTCGCGTGCTGGACCGACGATGTCGTCCTGCACTACGCCGCGCGGAGCCAGCTGACGCTCGTCGCAGGGGCGATGCCTGGAGCCGACACCTGA
- a CDS encoding acyl-CoA dehydrogenase family protein encodes MATTQTSIFTPEQEELRSSSRRFFEERFTPERVRELMETREGFDPDTWQRMCDLGWSGIAISEQDGGLGFGFVELGVLLEEMGRRLVASPFLSSVVLGANAIALAGTPGQRQALLPSIADGTSRATLAFTGPSGRWGADGIDVRTSDGSRLDGMASFVLDGASATLLVVAARTPDGVGLFLVDPDTAGVTRTAMHTLDATRKQAQIAFEGAEAERLGEGGDASDALQRTLDLGAIALACESVGGTQWCLDASSRFANERYQFGRPIGAFQAIKHRCADMLMHLETARSTAYYAAWAAAADDPELPQIANMAKAACSDTFFEAAADTIQIHGGIGFTWEHDAHLYLRRAKTNEIYLGDAEYHRAQLANRLGV; translated from the coding sequence GTGGCGACGACGCAGACCAGCATCTTCACGCCTGAGCAGGAGGAGCTGCGCAGCTCCTCCAGACGCTTCTTCGAGGAGAGGTTCACGCCGGAGCGTGTCCGCGAGCTCATGGAGACGCGCGAGGGGTTCGACCCGGACACGTGGCAGCGTATGTGCGACCTCGGATGGTCGGGGATCGCCATCTCGGAACAGGACGGCGGCCTGGGCTTCGGGTTCGTCGAGCTCGGGGTCCTGCTCGAGGAGATGGGTCGCCGACTCGTCGCCTCCCCGTTCCTCTCGTCGGTCGTGCTCGGCGCCAACGCGATCGCGCTCGCCGGGACCCCCGGACAGCGGCAGGCCCTCCTGCCCTCGATCGCGGACGGCACATCGCGCGCCACGCTCGCCTTCACGGGCCCGTCCGGACGGTGGGGCGCCGACGGCATCGACGTCCGGACGAGCGACGGCTCCCGGCTCGACGGGATGGCGTCCTTCGTGCTGGACGGCGCCTCCGCCACCCTGCTCGTCGTCGCCGCCCGGACCCCGGACGGGGTAGGCCTCTTCCTCGTCGATCCCGACACCGCCGGGGTGACGCGCACCGCGATGCACACGCTGGACGCGACCCGCAAGCAGGCCCAGATCGCCTTCGAGGGGGCCGAGGCGGAGCGGCTCGGCGAGGGCGGCGACGCGTCGGACGCGCTGCAGCGGACGCTCGACCTGGGGGCCATCGCGCTCGCGTGCGAGTCGGTCGGGGGGACCCAGTGGTGCCTAGACGCCTCCTCTCGCTTCGCGAACGAGCGGTACCAGTTCGGCCGTCCCATCGGCGCTTTCCAGGCCATAAAGCACCGATGCGCGGACATGCTGATGCACCTCGAGACCGCGCGCTCCACGGCGTACTACGCCGCGTGGGCGGCCGCCGCAGACGATCCCGAGCTACCGCAGATCGCGAACATGGCGAAGGCGGCCTGCTCGGACACCTTCTTCGAGGCGGCGGCGGACACGATCCAGATACACGGCGGCATCGGGTTCACGTGGGAGCACGACGCCCACCTGTACCTGCGGCGCGCCAAGACGAACGAGATCTACCTGGGGGACGCCGAGTACCACCGGGCGCAGCTGGCGAACAGGCTGGGGGTGTAG
- a CDS encoding rhodanese-like domain-containing protein, which yields MKKSATDLVAEAKREVQNLTPDQVAQELEEGALLVDVREPEERAAASIPRAIAAPRGMLEFYADPDLPYHKPEFTHDRRIILHCASGGRSALAAATLQRMGYENVAHLDGGIKAWQEAGRTTEPGA from the coding sequence ATGAAGAAGTCAGCAACCGATCTGGTCGCAGAGGCCAAGCGCGAGGTGCAGAACCTCACCCCGGATCAGGTGGCCCAGGAACTGGAGGAGGGCGCCCTCCTCGTCGACGTCCGGGAACCCGAGGAGAGGGCCGCGGCGAGCATCCCCAGGGCGATCGCCGCCCCACGAGGGATGCTCGAGTTCTACGCCGACCCCGACCTCCCCTATCACAAGCCCGAGTTCACCCACGATCGCCGCATCATCCTCCACTGCGCGAGCGGGGGCAGGTCGGCCCTGGCCGCGGCGACCCTGCAGAGGATGGGTTACGAGAACGTGGCTCACCTCGACGGCGGGATCAAGGCGTGGCAGGAGGCGGGGCGGACGACCGAACCGGGCGCCTGA